In Nitrospira sp., the following proteins share a genomic window:
- a CDS encoding alginate export family protein: METQKKSGDGKRAFVQFLTLLWLIGSYATAQAAFQLPEGEKITNPIVIGRGIPQKENYEAFDPKIGRNFDLKNLWMRADMRVRPEYRTNVCFGGGIGAAGQCNAPGLIANNLPGKANDQFVQQMIRLGIGYDLSPDVNFYLEFIDSRTWGGNGTPIGANGAGNNGDPAIHTCGSTPANGRPTCTLGIRAGYMLIRNFAGVQGLGLKAGRQYLVFGDQSLFGHFDWANTGWSFDGVMLQYTTSFMDTHLGWFRTAETDLLQGATLGSGGPNIGGTGQAKNAAGDADFIILYNQIKAVPGFLIEPFYIYYKSNLGGGDVSFQGLGTPKHGNQTRHVIGNRIAMKKSYFDFSSEVVYQFGQMGDTAAEASGLCGDPGGEGKCLHINAWATRNWIGYTAFNLPGKPRIAFNFDYASGDGRANCTLSNGAYGACKTANTFENFFPTNHIHMGYMDVMGWKNMMSFSGNFQARLSPDDHIEVWYTNLHLANAKDNWYRASQGVYVFSQPGNTKTHIGDEIDFAWTHFFMHGMVAFQTGYGHLFPGSYIAHNLGRRAVGQDWAYAQLWINF, from the coding sequence ATGGAAACGCAGAAGAAGTCTGGAGATGGGAAACGAGCCTTCGTACAGTTTCTGACACTGCTGTGGCTTATCGGAAGTTATGCGACAGCGCAGGCTGCGTTCCAACTCCCAGAGGGAGAGAAAATCACAAACCCTATCGTCATCGGGCGAGGCATTCCACAAAAAGAGAACTATGAAGCCTTTGATCCAAAGATCGGTCGAAATTTCGACCTAAAAAATCTCTGGATGCGGGCCGACATGCGCGTCAGGCCAGAGTACCGGACCAATGTCTGCTTCGGGGGTGGTATTGGAGCCGCTGGACAATGTAACGCGCCCGGTCTCATCGCCAATAACCTTCCAGGCAAGGCAAACGACCAGTTCGTACAACAGATGATCCGGCTGGGTATTGGGTACGATCTTTCACCGGACGTCAATTTTTACCTGGAGTTCATCGATTCAAGAACCTGGGGCGGAAATGGCACACCCATCGGTGCGAATGGTGCAGGAAATAATGGAGACCCGGCAATTCATACCTGTGGATCTACTCCCGCGAACGGGAGACCTACCTGTACTCTCGGAATCCGAGCCGGTTACATGTTGATCCGTAACTTTGCGGGTGTTCAAGGATTGGGACTCAAGGCTGGTCGGCAATACCTTGTTTTCGGAGACCAAAGCCTCTTCGGCCACTTCGATTGGGCCAATACCGGCTGGTCATTTGATGGGGTAATGCTGCAGTACACAACCAGCTTCATGGACACGCACCTAGGTTGGTTTCGTACAGCAGAAACAGATCTATTGCAAGGGGCCACTCTTGGAAGCGGCGGACCCAATATAGGCGGAACCGGCCAGGCAAAAAATGCGGCTGGCGATGCCGATTTTATAATTTTATACAATCAAATCAAGGCAGTACCCGGCTTTCTCATCGAGCCCTTCTACATTTATTATAAAAGCAACCTCGGAGGGGGCGATGTCTCCTTCCAAGGACTGGGAACTCCCAAGCACGGCAATCAGACCCGCCATGTCATCGGAAATCGTATTGCCATGAAAAAAAGTTACTTCGATTTCTCGAGCGAGGTAGTCTACCAATTCGGCCAGATGGGTGACACGGCTGCCGAAGCCAGCGGCCTTTGTGGCGACCCCGGTGGGGAAGGAAAATGTCTGCACATCAATGCGTGGGCCACCAGAAACTGGATTGGTTATACGGCATTTAACTTGCCGGGTAAGCCTCGCATCGCCTTCAATTTTGACTACGCCTCAGGCGATGGTCGCGCGAATTGTACGTTATCAAACGGCGCATACGGAGCGTGTAAGACGGCCAACACCTTTGAGAACTTTTTCCCGACAAACCACATCCATATGGGATATATGGATGTCATGGGATGGAAAAATATGATGAGCTTTTCCGGAAACTTCCAGGCTCGTTTGTCTCCGGATGATCACATCGAAGTGTGGTACACCAACCTCCATCTTGCCAATGCGAAAGACAATTGGTATCGAGCAAGTCAGGGCGTCTATGTCTTTTCGCAACCAGGCAATACCAAGACTCACATCGGTGACGAGATAGATTTTGCGTGGACACATTTCTTCATGCACGGAATGGTTGCCTTTCAAACCGGATACGGCCACCTCTTTCCTGGATCGTATATTGCGCACAATCTCGGGCGTCGAGCAGTCGGTCAAGACTGGGCCTATGCCCAGCTCTGGATTAACTTCTGA
- the thrH gene encoding bifunctional phosphoserine phosphatase/homoserine phosphotransferase ThrH translates to MQKPVVVCLDLEGVLVPEIWINVALKTGIDELKMTTREMPDYDQLMKQRLGILDKHGLKISEIQAVIAEMGPLDGAVAFLNWLRDRSQVIILSDTFYQFAQPLMRQLGYPTIFCNQLDIDLHGRIVNYHMRMQNPKKHAVASLKALNFFTVAAGDSYNDIGMLGEADKGLFFRPPDHLPKEFPAFSVTQTYGELQEHLLNIGCFSV, encoded by the coding sequence ATGCAGAAGCCCGTTGTCGTATGTTTAGATTTGGAAGGTGTCCTCGTTCCTGAAATCTGGATCAATGTTGCGCTGAAGACAGGGATCGATGAATTGAAGATGACGACCCGGGAGATGCCGGATTATGACCAACTCATGAAGCAACGGTTAGGAATTCTTGATAAGCACGGCCTGAAAATCAGCGAGATTCAAGCGGTCATCGCTGAGATGGGGCCATTGGATGGGGCTGTTGCCTTTTTGAATTGGCTCAGAGACCGTAGCCAGGTCATCATTCTATCTGACACCTTTTATCAGTTTGCTCAGCCGCTTATGCGACAGCTGGGGTACCCTACGATTTTTTGTAATCAACTCGACATTGATCTGCATGGCCGGATTGTGAATTACCACATGCGAATGCAGAACCCCAAGAAGCACGCAGTGGCCTCACTGAAGGCGCTGAATTTCTTTACCGTGGCCGCGGGGGATTCGTACAATGACATCGGGATGTTAGGTGAAGCTGATAAAGGATTGTTCTTCCGACCACCTGACCACCTGCCGAAAGAGTTCCCCGCATTTTCAGTAACCCAGACGTACGGAGAACTTCAGGAGCATCTTCTCAACATTGGATGTTTCTCAGTCTGA
- a CDS encoding YkgJ family cysteine cluster protein, giving the protein MIPQTSERFEISLNTSAGCITTAVDVPTGFVPVTSILPLMRRLGEEAQALEVTRLAEEGSVPSCRKGCAACCRMLVPLSAPEAFAVYNWVRSHPAEHQARIIARFGEAKVRLLSQGIWQRLSELCDASDAPSDDALDEINRRYYGLRLACPFLEEEVCTIYDERPAACRELLVTSPADRCEDVIANPVDTIPTPLRMSTVLGLLWQDLTRTSTRLIPLPVALDWAENHVGMSERVWKGAQLFDRALEKVWRFLSQSLSGNRGASSS; this is encoded by the coding sequence ATGATTCCCCAGACCAGTGAACGATTCGAGATTTCGCTGAATACATCAGCAGGCTGCATTACCACGGCCGTTGATGTGCCGACCGGGTTTGTTCCCGTAACGTCTATCTTGCCTCTCATGAGGCGGTTAGGGGAAGAGGCCCAAGCTCTCGAAGTCACACGGTTGGCGGAGGAGGGGAGCGTGCCTTCCTGCCGAAAAGGCTGTGCTGCCTGCTGCCGGATGTTGGTTCCCTTGTCCGCACCAGAGGCTTTTGCAGTCTATAACTGGGTCCGCTCTCATCCTGCCGAGCACCAAGCTCGGATCATTGCACGGTTTGGTGAGGCAAAAGTTCGATTGCTCTCCCAGGGGATTTGGCAACGGCTGTCAGAGTTGTGTGACGCTTCTGATGCCCCGAGTGACGACGCTCTTGATGAGATAAATCGTAGGTACTACGGCCTGCGGCTAGCGTGTCCTTTCCTGGAGGAAGAAGTCTGCACAATCTATGATGAACGCCCTGCAGCCTGCCGCGAACTGTTGGTCACCTCGCCCGCCGATCGGTGCGAGGACGTCATCGCAAATCCCGTGGACACCATTCCCACACCACTACGGATGAGCACGGTTCTGGGGTTGTTGTGGCAGGACTTGACCCGCACATCGACACGGTTGATCCCACTGCCGGTGGCCTTGGATTGGGCGGAGAACCATGTAGGAATGTCTGAACGAGTATGGAAGGGTGCTCAGCTTTTCGACCGGGCTTTGGAGAAGGTGTGGCGATTTTTGAGTCAGTCATTGTCAGGTAATCGCGGGGCATCTAGCAGCTGA
- a CDS encoding EVE domain-containing protein has protein sequence MVSKNYWLMKSEPSTFSIDDLARSPGQTTYWDGVRNYQARNFMRDMAVGDQVLFYHSNAEPPAIVGIAKVVRTAYPDSTQFDKKDKHYDPASKPSEPRWDMVDIKYVRTFPKPLTLNELRRDPVLKEMILLKKGSRLSVQPVTSSEWKHILHLAED, from the coding sequence ATGGTTTCAAAAAATTACTGGCTGATGAAATCCGAACCCTCGACATTCTCCATTGATGACCTCGCGCGATCCCCTGGCCAGACGACCTATTGGGATGGAGTTCGTAATTATCAAGCCCGCAACTTTATGCGCGATATGGCAGTGGGTGATCAGGTCCTGTTTTACCATAGTAATGCTGAGCCCCCGGCGATTGTCGGTATCGCAAAGGTGGTCAGGACGGCCTATCCTGATTCAACACAATTTGATAAGAAGGACAAGCATTACGATCCAGCAAGCAAACCCTCCGAGCCGAGATGGGACATGGTCGACATCAAATATGTCAGAACCTTTCCCAAGCCGCTGACACTGAACGAGTTGCGAAGGGACCCGGTACTCAAGGAGATGATCTTGTTGAAGAAAGGCTCTCGGCTCTCGGTTCAGCCAGTAACCTCGAGTGAATGGAAACACATCCTACATCTAGCAGAGGACTGA
- a CDS encoding ImmA/IrrE family metallo-endopeptidase: MGTMVKERKKMLRIPNQVVLPFGYRISVRQLSDAEMDRRDSNADGIWDDDTKTIYVRKRLPVTRRRYILAHELGHAWLDWQHRYMDDGKASI, translated from the coding sequence ATGGGGACTATGGTGAAAGAGCGAAAGAAGATGCTCCGAATTCCCAATCAGGTTGTCTTGCCGTTCGGCTACCGAATCTCGGTTCGACAGCTATCGGATGCAGAGATGGACAGACGCGATTCCAATGCCGATGGGATCTGGGATGATGACACGAAGACCATTTATGTGCGAAAACGGCTTCCCGTGACCCGCCGTCGCTATATTCTGGCCCATGAGCTGGGCCATGCGTGGTTAGATTGGCAACATCGATATATGGATGATGGAAAAGCCAGTATCTAA
- a CDS encoding DUF1264 domain-containing protein yields MRKGFLVLVAIAAVGCSGVATQQAVSGEPTSPAIGYDIHVQAPHMMADGTPGGPFHHYCKGISDKILQCLLFESTDPKAPLVGVEYFVAKDLTRKLPAIQWHRHFHDHKVEIATGRVQVLDMPPDQAAKVAEAAAGTDGVIYHLWQHGQEFPDGTVSYPQSLGHKFPGYSDK; encoded by the coding sequence ATGAGAAAAGGATTCTTAGTCTTAGTCGCCATCGCTGCCGTAGGGTGCAGCGGGGTCGCCACGCAACAGGCCGTGAGTGGAGAACCGACAAGTCCGGCCATCGGATACGATATCCATGTCCAGGCTCCCCATATGATGGCGGATGGGACTCCAGGCGGCCCATTTCATCACTACTGCAAAGGGATCTCGGACAAAATCCTTCAATGTCTTCTATTCGAATCCACTGATCCCAAGGCCCCCTTGGTCGGGGTGGAATATTTCGTAGCCAAGGATCTGACCAGAAAACTCCCGGCCATTCAGTGGCACCGCCATTTCCACGACCACAAGGTAGAAATCGCAACAGGGCGAGTCCAAGTCCTGGATATGCCACCTGACCAAGCCGCCAAAGTCGCGGAAGCGGCGGCAGGAACAGATGGCGTAATCTACCATCTCTGGCAACACGGGCAGGAATTCCCCGATGGCACAGTGAGCTACCCCCAGTCCCTCGGGCATAAATTCCCGGGATACTCGGACAAGTAG
- a CDS encoding cytochrome c, with translation MRKGLLFALILVTTNSLHSMVLGADEAVLRPRVPVDQIDQARTWKNPLSSTPETIEKGKQLFQGKAFCITCHGRDGKGLGGDIEPGTLKGPLPRNFTDTDWQAARTDGEIFWVLKNGSKGTAMAPFIPLILTEEEAWQVLLYVRSFSQNHTTPPSENQR, from the coding sequence ATGCGTAAAGGTCTCTTGTTCGCCCTGATCCTGGTGACTACGAACTCCCTTCACTCGATGGTCTTGGGGGCTGACGAGGCGGTACTCAGACCACGAGTGCCTGTCGACCAGATCGACCAGGCCAGAACCTGGAAGAATCCCCTGTCGTCGACCCCAGAGACCATTGAGAAAGGCAAGCAGCTCTTTCAAGGGAAAGCCTTCTGCATCACCTGCCATGGAAGAGACGGCAAGGGATTAGGCGGGGACATTGAGCCGGGAACACTCAAGGGGCCCTTACCTCGCAATTTCACTGATACGGATTGGCAAGCAGCCAGAACGGATGGGGAAATTTTCTGGGTCTTGAAAAATGGGAGCAAAGGCACAGCAATGGCGCCATTTATCCCGCTGATCCTTACGGAAGAAGAAGCCTGGCAAGTCCTGCTCTATGTGCGATCATTCAGCCAGAACCACACGACACCGCCATCCGAAAATCAACGGTAG
- a CDS encoding YihY/virulence factor BrkB family protein: MADSTRTSSVTKQDLWTRDLTTMSWAQRVGAQVIRLATAVGMEFRHRLLDARAAGLVYTTLLSLVPFLAVTFSVLKAFDVHHVIEPMLAQVLEPLGPKSHEITATIVRFVDNIKISVLGAVGVAGLFYTTYSLIDKIEQALNAIWQVKQGRTWERKFADYLSAILVGPVLVMSAFGLLASLQSHTLVQHLVQMEPFGTLLVWSGEIIPFFLLCALFSFFYKVIPNTQVHMRSAAVGGVSAAILWLIAGEAFTKFVVASANYSAIYSSFAVLILFLLWLYTGWMIVLIGAQLSFFYQYPTAYLSRLLWDQGTYLFREQLALKVLRVLGHHYLKGDRPLKLPELSGELNMPVSLVDEEVERLVANGFVGRLQEPEGFSLIRSPDRIFVKEVLDSVRNGTPPWIVPHLETSDPVSALLRRRDQAVERALAGETIHSLLQDRSPDQPRES; encoded by the coding sequence ATGGCCGACTCGACACGCACTTCCTCAGTTACGAAGCAAGATCTCTGGACCAGAGATCTGACGACTATGTCGTGGGCTCAGCGGGTGGGTGCTCAAGTCATTCGGCTCGCCACTGCGGTCGGTATGGAGTTCCGTCACCGTCTGCTTGATGCGCGAGCAGCCGGTCTGGTCTACACGACGTTGCTGTCGTTGGTTCCGTTTCTTGCCGTAACCTTCTCGGTGTTGAAGGCCTTCGATGTCCACCACGTGATCGAACCGATGCTGGCTCAGGTGTTGGAACCGCTGGGCCCGAAAAGTCACGAGATCACAGCCACGATTGTGAGATTCGTGGACAACATCAAGATCAGCGTATTGGGGGCTGTCGGCGTGGCCGGCCTTTTCTATACGACGTACTCATTGATCGACAAGATCGAACAGGCCTTAAACGCGATTTGGCAGGTGAAGCAGGGTCGTACGTGGGAACGAAAATTTGCCGACTATCTGAGTGCGATCCTCGTTGGACCGGTGCTCGTCATGAGTGCCTTTGGCTTGCTAGCGTCATTGCAGAGCCACACCCTGGTCCAGCATCTCGTGCAGATGGAGCCGTTTGGTACGTTACTTGTGTGGAGCGGGGAGATCATTCCCTTTTTTCTGCTCTGTGCCCTGTTCAGCTTCTTCTATAAGGTCATTCCCAATACCCAGGTCCATATGCGGTCGGCTGCAGTTGGTGGTGTCTCCGCCGCGATCCTCTGGCTCATCGCGGGTGAGGCCTTTACGAAATTCGTGGTGGCCTCTGCCAACTATAGTGCGATCTATTCGAGTTTTGCTGTGCTCATTCTGTTCCTGCTATGGCTCTATACCGGGTGGATGATCGTGTTGATCGGTGCACAGCTCTCATTTTTCTATCAATACCCGACCGCCTATTTGTCCCGCCTGCTCTGGGATCAAGGCACGTACCTCTTCCGCGAACAATTAGCCTTGAAAGTACTGCGCGTTCTGGGACATCACTATCTCAAGGGGGATCGCCCACTGAAACTACCTGAGCTCTCCGGCGAATTGAATATGCCAGTGTCACTGGTAGACGAGGAGGTCGAGCGTCTCGTTGCAAATGGCTTCGTGGGTCGCCTCCAGGAACCAGAAGGGTTTAGTCTCATTCGGTCGCCGGACCGGATCTTCGTGAAGGAGGTGCTGGATTCGGTGCGCAACGGAACTCCCCCGTGGATCGTCCCCCACCTTGAGACCAGTGATCCAGTGTCCGCGCTTTTACGCCGACGCGACCAGGCCGTCGAGCGAGCGCTGGCTGGGGAGACGATACACTCGCTCCTACAAGATCGCTCACCGGATCAGCCCAGGGAGTCTTAA